In the genome of Actinomadura graeca, one region contains:
- a CDS encoding ferritin-like domain-containing protein produces the protein MSDSSFSIDVAAIRQRARQKMADGPVTEGYRRSTGEVIGVLNDVLATEIVCWMRYSRHAISATGIDRAQVAAEFAEHADEERDHAMRAAERISQLGGDPDFDPKTIAERAHTTYETFDDGDLRGMLEENLVAERIVIESYQEIIRWLGDGDVTTRRLMEHILAEEEEHADDIMDLLGN, from the coding sequence ATGTCCGACAGCAGCTTCAGCATCGACGTCGCGGCGATCCGGCAGCGGGCCCGCCAGAAGATGGCCGACGGCCCGGTGACCGAGGGCTACCGCAGGAGCACGGGGGAGGTCATCGGCGTCCTCAACGACGTCCTGGCCACCGAGATCGTCTGCTGGATGCGCTACAGCCGGCACGCGATCAGCGCGACGGGGATCGACCGGGCCCAGGTCGCGGCGGAGTTCGCCGAGCATGCCGACGAGGAGCGCGACCACGCCATGCGCGCCGCCGAGCGCATCAGCCAGCTCGGCGGCGACCCCGACTTCGACCCCAAGACCATCGCCGAGCGCGCGCACACGACCTACGAGACGTTCGACGACGGTGACCTGCGCGGGATGCTGGAGGAGAACCTCGTCGCCGAGCGGATCGTGATCGAGTCCTACCAGGAGATCATCCGCTGGCTCGGCGACGGCGACGTCACCACGCGCCGGCTGATGGAGCACATCCTCGCCGAGGAGGAGGAGCACGCCGACGACATCATGGACCTGCTGGGCAACTGA
- a CDS encoding PP2C family protein-serine/threonine phosphatase — translation MGQGRGERMLGRLLAASHLMALEQLPTVVAEHAARAGIDDVLIYVVDLQQSVLRLLGARDSARDFARDEEPELRVDGTLAGRAFQNVQVVTGQSSDGGTRQCWVPILDGTERIGVLRVRLRRDDAEALRDAEDLAGLIALIIVSKGPSSDSFARLVRRHDMTVSAEMQWRLMPPMTFATDRVVIGAALEPAYKLGGDTFDYALAGDIVRLGVYDAMGHDTSAGLTSNLAVAACRNSRVQGAGLTEAGRAIEEVLMEQDSSGRFVTAVLADLDLGTGILTWVNYGHPAPVVIRGGRWVATLDSSPGTPLGTGLGIEPETCREQLEPGDRLLLYTDGIVEARDPEKQEFGLQRFVDFIIRHNADGLPVPETLRRLIAGILEHHAGRLDDDATVLVLEWRGPAPPGSAAERLARL, via the coding sequence ATGGGGCAGGGCCGCGGTGAGCGGATGCTGGGAAGGCTGCTGGCGGCGAGCCACCTGATGGCGCTGGAACAGCTTCCGACGGTGGTGGCCGAGCACGCCGCCCGCGCCGGGATAGACGACGTGCTGATCTACGTCGTCGACCTTCAGCAGTCCGTCCTGCGCCTGCTGGGGGCCCGCGACTCCGCCCGCGACTTCGCCCGCGACGAGGAGCCGGAGCTCCGCGTCGACGGGACGCTGGCCGGCCGCGCCTTCCAGAACGTGCAGGTCGTGACCGGCCAGTCCTCCGACGGCGGCACCCGCCAGTGCTGGGTGCCGATCCTCGACGGGACCGAGCGGATCGGCGTGCTCCGCGTCAGGCTCCGCCGCGACGACGCCGAGGCGCTCCGGGACGCCGAGGACCTGGCCGGCCTGATCGCGCTGATCATCGTCAGCAAGGGGCCGTCCAGCGACTCCTTCGCCCGGCTGGTCCGGCGGCATGACATGACGGTGTCGGCGGAGATGCAGTGGCGGCTGATGCCGCCGATGACCTTCGCCACCGACCGGGTGGTCATCGGCGCGGCGCTGGAACCCGCCTACAAGCTCGGCGGGGACACCTTCGATTACGCGCTCGCGGGCGACATCGTCCGCCTCGGCGTCTACGACGCCATGGGCCACGACACCTCCGCGGGCCTGACGTCCAACCTCGCGGTCGCCGCCTGCCGCAACAGCCGCGTCCAGGGCGCCGGCCTGACAGAGGCCGGACGGGCGATCGAGGAGGTGCTGATGGAGCAGGACTCCTCCGGCCGGTTCGTCACCGCCGTGCTCGCGGACCTGGACCTCGGCACGGGCATCCTGACCTGGGTCAACTACGGCCACCCCGCGCCGGTCGTGATCCGCGGGGGCCGCTGGGTGGCCACCCTGGACAGCTCCCCGGGCACGCCGCTCGGCACCGGTCTCGGCATCGAACCGGAGACCTGCCGTGAGCAGCTCGAACCCGGCGACCGCCTGCTGCTCTACACCGACGGGATCGTCGAGGCGCGCGACCCGGAGAAGCAGGAGTTCGGGCTCCAGCGCTTCGTGGACTTCATCATCCGCCACAACGCCGACGGCCTGCCCGTCCCCGAGACGCTGCGGCGGCTCATCGCCGGGATCCTGGAGCACCACGCCGGGCGCCTGGACGACGACGCCACCGTCCTCGTCCTGGAGTGGCGCGGCCCGGCACCGCCCGGCAGTGCCGCGGAAAGATTGGCGCGGCTGTAA
- a CDS encoding TIGR03557 family F420-dependent LLM class oxidoreductase, with protein MEFGYTLLCEQTPPKQLVTDLVEAEESGFGFSVISDHYFPWLEDLGHSAYAWSVLGALAQATDRIPLMTFVTCPTMRYHPAVVAQKAATMGVLSDGRFTLGLGAGENLNEHVIGRGWPSVDVRHEMLTEAVEIIKALFGGDYVNYRGRHFTVDSAKLYDLPEQPVPIGMAAAAPRAGRLAARHADAFISDQPVGDVVRLFAEEGGAGKPVYGQIPVAYGTDHEEAKERAYRTWKFSAPGWKVMSELPGPVNFEAASGTVRPDDIAESVPCGNDLGRYIEAVREWADAGFTHISFCQSGAEHQKDFRTWAEYDLLPALRERFP; from the coding sequence ATGGAATTCGGATACACACTGCTCTGCGAGCAGACACCACCGAAACAGCTCGTCACCGACCTGGTGGAGGCGGAGGAGTCGGGGTTCGGCTTCTCGGTCATCTCCGACCACTACTTCCCGTGGCTGGAGGATCTGGGCCACTCGGCCTACGCCTGGTCGGTGCTCGGCGCCCTGGCCCAGGCGACCGACCGCATCCCGCTGATGACCTTCGTGACCTGCCCGACCATGCGCTACCACCCCGCCGTGGTGGCGCAGAAGGCCGCGACCATGGGGGTGCTGTCGGACGGGCGCTTCACGCTCGGGCTCGGCGCGGGCGAGAACCTCAACGAGCACGTCATCGGCCGGGGATGGCCCTCCGTGGACGTCCGGCACGAGATGCTCACCGAGGCCGTGGAGATCATCAAGGCGCTGTTCGGCGGCGACTACGTCAACTACCGGGGACGGCACTTCACCGTCGACTCCGCCAAGCTGTACGACCTGCCCGAGCAGCCCGTGCCCATCGGGATGGCCGCCGCCGCCCCCCGCGCCGGCCGCCTCGCCGCGCGGCACGCCGACGCGTTCATCTCCGACCAGCCCGTCGGTGACGTCGTCCGCCTGTTCGCCGAGGAGGGCGGCGCGGGCAAGCCGGTCTACGGCCAGATCCCCGTCGCCTACGGCACCGACCACGAAGAGGCGAAGGAGCGCGCCTACCGCACGTGGAAGTTCTCCGCCCCGGGCTGGAAGGTGATGTCGGAGCTGCCCGGCCCGGTCAACTTCGAGGCGGCGTCCGGCACCGTCCGCCCGGACGACATCGCCGAGTCCGTCCCCTGCGGCAACGACCTCGGCCGCTACATCGAGGCCGTCCGCGAATGGGCCGACGCGGGCTTCACCCACATCTCGTTCTGCCAGTCCGGAGCCGAGCACCAGAAGGACTTCCGCACCTGGGCGGAGTACGACCTCCTCCCCGCCCTCCGCGAGCGCTTCCCCTGA
- a CDS encoding alpha/beta hydrolase, whose translation MKKRTDRKIAIAGSAAAAVLLPAVMVGLVQSGVGTPAGRNEAAGQNETVPSFGPLDEPDRPGAPSPSRSALPKLPARALKTNPFQTGGGAPLPTDPDRDVGQHGRKPHLPGGVRPGKYKKADDGATITGVKKVNAAQFDVSIASPALGATVRTRVMVPKGWKASSARTWPVVYAYHGGNNRYTSWTKDSDIERVAGPYDAMVVMPEGGWNGSYTNWWNGGRGGIPAWEDFHIGEVIPLMERNFRAGTRRAAIGLSSGGQGAVTYAERHPGVFRYVASYSGPLNITAPGMPAILTVMNRDAGTAIWGDPIADHENWRAHDAAVMVSRLRGTGVYVSSGDGRPGPYDPPGTVPWHAGRIGEQLSGVMNGNFVRAARDAGIPITANMYGPGMHNWKYWKRELARSWPAIAASVGARRS comes from the coding sequence ATGAAGAAGCGCACGGACAGGAAGATCGCCATCGCGGGCTCCGCGGCCGCGGCCGTCCTGCTGCCCGCCGTGATGGTGGGGCTCGTCCAGTCCGGTGTGGGGACCCCGGCCGGGAGGAACGAGGCGGCCGGGCAGAACGAGACGGTCCCCTCCTTCGGGCCGCTGGACGAGCCGGACCGCCCCGGGGCGCCGTCGCCGTCGCGTTCGGCGTTGCCGAAGCTGCCGGCCCGCGCGTTGAAGACGAACCCGTTCCAGACGGGCGGCGGCGCGCCGCTGCCGACCGATCCCGACCGCGACGTGGGACAGCACGGCAGGAAGCCGCACCTGCCGGGCGGCGTCCGGCCCGGGAAGTACAAGAAGGCCGACGACGGCGCGACCATCACCGGCGTGAAGAAGGTGAACGCCGCGCAGTTCGATGTGTCGATCGCCTCCCCGGCGCTGGGCGCCACCGTGCGGACGCGGGTGATGGTGCCGAAGGGGTGGAAGGCGTCGTCCGCGCGCACGTGGCCGGTCGTGTACGCCTACCACGGCGGCAACAACCGGTACACGTCCTGGACGAAGGACTCCGACATCGAGCGGGTGGCGGGCCCGTACGACGCCATGGTCGTCATGCCCGAGGGCGGCTGGAACGGCTCGTACACCAACTGGTGGAACGGCGGGCGGGGCGGCATCCCCGCGTGGGAGGACTTCCACATCGGCGAGGTGATCCCGCTGATGGAGCGCAACTTCCGGGCGGGCACGCGCCGGGCCGCGATCGGGCTGTCGTCCGGCGGGCAGGGCGCCGTCACCTATGCCGAGCGGCACCCGGGGGTGTTCCGGTACGTCGCGTCCTACAGCGGGCCCCTCAACATCACCGCGCCCGGCATGCCGGCGATCCTGACCGTGATGAACAGGGACGCGGGCACCGCGATCTGGGGCGACCCGATCGCCGACCACGAGAACTGGCGCGCGCACGACGCGGCGGTCATGGTGTCCAGGCTGAGGGGCACCGGCGTCTACGTCTCGTCGGGTGACGGCCGGCCCGGGCCCTACGACCCGCCCGGCACGGTGCCCTGGCACGCGGGGCGGATCGGCGAGCAGCTGTCCGGCGTCATGAACGGCAACTTCGTCCGGGCCGCGCGGGACGCGGGCATCCCGATCACCGCGAACATGTACGGTCCGGGCATGCACAACTGGAAGTACTGGAAACGCGAGCTCGCCAGGAGCTGGCCCGCCATCGCCGCCTCCGTCGGCGCCCGCAGATCCTGA
- a CDS encoding caspase, EACC1-associated type has protein sequence MSAPTRRRALLIGNENHEDARFAKLPSARADVWQMQQVLEHRNIGAFLEVRSAIDLTGDQMRYEIAEFLDDCGEDELALLYVSGHGARLVQAGGQFHFIAVDTDFDHVAETAVSAGFVNELLEQCAAPQKVVMIDCCRSGGFAVGLRTTDTVPPPTAKSGEAALLTSRGVYVLSSSRAGEDSYSGADRPEGPEPSVFTHEVVQALRTGKVGRDGTGEVSVADLFEYVNRRMRTTGSKQVPVHSAQGVDDRIVIAGCPLGTAPQLAPLTRTTAPGVVADGRTPRTPPNTSPRSQPRWKDLLGYYRDCVLSDVSEPPLLSVTDHRSYVCLEGAERLLSGELDEDLCIPMPAKAAPLIKAVEEGGAELWAGYPAVVLQGAAGTRHRGTTRFAPLLIRAVEPVVDGDEIRLRPYGPVLPHPQLAKEKLGEEAAEDLAATYQPSWHAGQHDRMAVDVRHLLTQEYELPCVQEPRPDALAGQIDITSPGDGARNASVLFLVPRDIVATKKLLKDLDAIEEKAGQITTTALAALSPDARERAEPPPMRAQESVRLVTPLPCNESQQKVLVSAMTHRLTVATGPPGTGKSQLVANLVATAEAAGEKVLVASTNNRAVDEVWERCEKLVPGSLVRTGSSEHKGRTEPAALQALHSVAPPECNPETARVRLTVAEEAMAAARADLARRATAERRLLEHGQARERHAAALGVAVDRLTGHVPPDLARRAEQAASARFFGEWRRARLLRRVGVPVPPAGTASACAALAGFGRAEAGWRDEMARMAAAFDDDALAAALSAAETGVQDASSALLSSTVRTSARDRRALITALIKAQAANGSDWSALAQALHAVPGWAVTCLSARRFPPNAALFDLVIIDEASQCGIPQVLPLLFRARRALIIGDVMQLPHITMVGAQREAMLRSEHGLRPEWLEKYRLAFRRHSAFHAAERATGGSLLLDEHFRCHPKIAAFANERFYGGGLNILTDVRGRPALPGRPALLWSDVPGQAERQGSSWVNRTEIGKVVDSVAYLLGQLPPDATIGVVTPFKAQADAIQRRVGRDRVRVGTVHTFQGGERDVMIFSLVAGRGMRSGTIRWAESRLNLWNVAVTRARSHLIVVGDAGLWQRRAGLGAALLASSRSEETAASEQDPDMLARLYKTLSGRHPDGTVELGLTANGHLVDAVVRTDTDSISVLLDPGAAPNTDPARHLRLILRRRDLVDTGHGRAVRLPAWRLFEH, from the coding sequence GTGAGCGCGCCGACGCGCCGGAGGGCGCTGCTGATCGGCAACGAGAACCATGAGGACGCCCGCTTCGCCAAGCTGCCGTCCGCACGCGCGGACGTCTGGCAGATGCAGCAGGTCTTGGAGCACCGGAACATCGGTGCGTTCCTCGAAGTCAGGTCGGCGATCGATCTCACCGGCGACCAGATGCGCTACGAGATCGCCGAGTTCCTCGACGACTGCGGCGAGGACGAGTTGGCCCTGCTCTACGTATCGGGCCATGGGGCGCGGCTCGTCCAAGCCGGCGGCCAGTTCCACTTCATCGCCGTGGACACCGACTTCGACCACGTCGCCGAGACGGCGGTGAGCGCGGGGTTCGTCAACGAATTGCTCGAGCAGTGCGCGGCGCCACAGAAGGTCGTGATGATCGACTGTTGCCGCAGCGGCGGCTTCGCCGTCGGCTTGCGCACAACGGACACGGTCCCCCCGCCGACGGCCAAATCCGGTGAAGCCGCCTTGCTCACGAGCCGCGGCGTGTACGTACTCTCCTCGTCCAGGGCAGGCGAGGATTCCTATTCGGGTGCCGATCGCCCGGAGGGTCCCGAGCCATCGGTTTTCACTCACGAGGTGGTCCAGGCCCTGCGGACGGGGAAGGTCGGCCGGGACGGGACCGGAGAGGTCTCCGTCGCCGATCTGTTCGAGTACGTCAACCGGCGGATGCGGACGACCGGCTCCAAGCAGGTCCCGGTTCACTCGGCCCAGGGCGTCGACGACCGGATCGTCATCGCCGGCTGCCCACTGGGTACAGCCCCCCAGCTCGCGCCGCTAACCCGCACCACAGCACCCGGAGTCGTCGCCGACGGCAGGACACCGCGTACGCCGCCGAACACGTCCCCGCGTTCCCAGCCAAGGTGGAAGGATCTTCTGGGGTACTACCGCGACTGTGTCCTCTCGGACGTGAGCGAGCCGCCGCTGCTGTCGGTCACCGACCACCGTTCCTACGTATGCCTGGAGGGTGCCGAGCGCCTGCTCTCCGGGGAGCTCGACGAGGACCTCTGCATCCCCATGCCCGCGAAGGCCGCGCCACTGATCAAGGCCGTCGAGGAGGGCGGCGCCGAATTGTGGGCGGGTTACCCCGCCGTGGTCCTGCAAGGCGCCGCCGGCACGCGGCATCGGGGGACGACGAGGTTCGCGCCGCTGCTGATCCGCGCGGTCGAGCCCGTGGTCGACGGGGACGAGATACGCCTCAGGCCGTACGGTCCCGTCTTGCCCCATCCGCAGCTCGCCAAGGAAAAGCTCGGTGAGGAGGCGGCCGAGGATCTCGCTGCGACCTACCAGCCCTCATGGCATGCGGGCCAGCACGACCGCATGGCGGTGGACGTGCGGCACCTGCTGACCCAGGAGTACGAGCTGCCCTGCGTCCAGGAGCCCCGCCCCGACGCACTCGCCGGACAGATCGACATCACCAGCCCCGGCGATGGCGCCCGCAACGCCTCCGTCCTGTTCCTCGTCCCGCGCGACATCGTGGCCACCAAGAAGCTGCTCAAGGACTTGGACGCCATCGAGGAGAAGGCCGGCCAGATCACGACCACCGCCTTGGCCGCCCTCTCACCCGATGCCCGAGAACGGGCCGAGCCGCCTCCCATGCGCGCGCAGGAGAGTGTCCGGCTGGTGACGCCGCTCCCCTGCAACGAGTCCCAGCAGAAGGTCCTGGTGTCGGCCATGACACACCGCCTCACGGTGGCGACCGGCCCGCCTGGCACCGGCAAGAGCCAGTTGGTCGCGAACCTGGTCGCCACCGCCGAGGCCGCCGGGGAGAAGGTCTTGGTGGCATCGACCAACAACCGTGCCGTGGACGAGGTGTGGGAGCGGTGCGAAAAGCTCGTCCCGGGCAGCCTCGTCCGCACGGGGTCGTCCGAGCACAAGGGCAGGACGGAGCCAGCCGCGCTCCAGGCACTGCATTCGGTCGCGCCGCCCGAGTGCAACCCGGAGACGGCGCGCGTCCGCCTCACGGTCGCGGAAGAGGCAATGGCGGCCGCGCGCGCGGACCTCGCCCGCAGGGCAACGGCGGAACGAAGGCTCCTTGAGCACGGGCAGGCCCGGGAACGGCACGCCGCCGCACTGGGAGTCGCGGTCGACCGGCTCACCGGCCATGTCCCACCCGACCTGGCCCGGCGAGCCGAACAGGCCGCCTCGGCCAGGTTCTTCGGCGAATGGCGCCGCGCCCGGCTGCTGCGCCGCGTCGGCGTGCCGGTTCCCCCGGCAGGCACGGCCTCCGCCTGTGCCGCACTCGCGGGCTTCGGCCGGGCCGAGGCCGGCTGGCGGGACGAGATGGCGCGGATGGCGGCCGCCTTCGACGACGATGCCCTCGCGGCGGCGCTCTCCGCCGCCGAGACCGGCGTGCAGGACGCCTCCTCCGCCCTTCTCTCCAGTACCGTGCGCACCTCCGCCCGCGACAGGCGCGCGCTCATCACCGCTCTCATCAAGGCACAGGCCGCGAACGGCTCGGACTGGTCCGCCCTCGCCCAGGCCCTGCACGCCGTGCCCGGCTGGGCCGTGACCTGCCTCTCCGCACGCCGCTTCCCACCGAACGCCGCACTGTTCGACCTCGTCATCATCGATGAGGCCAGCCAATGCGGTATCCCGCAGGTCCTCCCCCTGCTGTTCCGTGCCCGGCGCGCGCTGATCATCGGCGACGTCATGCAGCTACCGCACATCACCATGGTGGGGGCCCAACGCGAGGCGATGCTCCGGAGCGAGCATGGCCTGCGCCCGGAGTGGCTGGAGAAGTACCGCCTGGCCTTCCGGCGACACTCCGCCTTCCACGCCGCCGAACGCGCCACCGGCGGCAGTCTCCTGCTCGACGAGCACTTCCGCTGCCACCCGAAGATCGCAGCCTTCGCCAACGAGCGCTTCTACGGGGGCGGGCTGAACATTCTGACCGACGTGCGCGGCCGTCCCGCCCTGCCCGGCCGCCCGGCCCTCCTCTGGTCCGACGTCCCGGGCCAGGCCGAGCGCCAGGGCTCCTCATGGGTCAACCGCACCGAGATCGGCAAAGTGGTGGACTCCGTCGCCTACCTGCTGGGGCAGCTGCCGCCCGACGCCACCATCGGTGTGGTGACCCCGTTCAAGGCACAGGCCGACGCCATTCAACGACGCGTCGGCCGGGACCGCGTCCGGGTCGGCACCGTGCACACCTTCCAGGGCGGCGAACGCGACGTCATGATCTTCTCCCTGGTCGCGGGCAGGGGCATGCGCTCCGGCACCATCCGCTGGGCCGAGAGCCGGCTGAACCTGTGGAACGTCGCGGTCACCCGCGCCCGCTCCCACTTGATCGTCGTCGGCGACGCCGGGCTGTGGCAACGCCGGGCGGGTCTGGGAGCCGCCCTGCTCGCCTCGTCCAGATCCGAGGAGACGGCCGCGTCCGAGCAGGACCCGGACATGCTGGCCCGCCTCTACAAGACGTTGTCCGGTCGGCATCCGGATGGGACCGTCGAGCTGGGACTGACCGCGAACGGTCACCTTGTGGACGCCGTGGTCCGCACGGACACGGACTCCATCTCCGTCCTGCTCGATCCCGGCGCGGCCCCGAACACCGACCCCGCCCGCCACCTCCGCCTGATCCTGCGCCGCCGCGACCTGGTCGACACCGGGCACGGCCGCGCCGTCCGCCTGCCGGCGTGGAGGCTGTTCGAGCACTGA
- a CDS encoding effector-associated constant component EACC1, with the protein MGEQQKWHLKVLTNGDTLRQERLTRDLHAELLESPALETGFLEEAGPDREGRKGAGGEVALWVLGAATARPASQVLITLIKEWSTRERHRRVEISYGDDQVTLTGRPDDAQERLVREFLDRIDRRNRTE; encoded by the coding sequence ATGGGTGAGCAGCAGAAATGGCACCTGAAGGTACTCACGAACGGCGACACCCTGCGGCAGGAGCGCCTCACCCGAGATCTTCACGCCGAGCTGCTCGAATCCCCGGCGCTGGAGACCGGCTTCCTGGAGGAGGCCGGCCCTGACCGCGAGGGGCGCAAGGGCGCGGGGGGCGAGGTGGCGCTGTGGGTGCTCGGCGCCGCGACCGCCAGGCCGGCGTCCCAGGTACTGATCACTCTGATCAAGGAGTGGAGTACCCGGGAACGGCACCGCAGGGTCGAGATCTCCTACGGCGATGACCAGGTCACCCTCACCGGGCGCCCGGACGATGCGCAAGAGCGGCTGGTCCGCGAGTTCCTCGACCGGATCGACCGCCGGAACAGGACGGAGTGA
- a CDS encoding arpA protein: MRDDLADSGCSVLPDFIAPSLLGALREECAKVAPLAHYDVETVNAYNIDVRSPLPDDHPGRITVKRGNAFVARDDIPADFIVQRLYSSPLFQHFVASCFGLVRVHELGDPLSGLCLNVVAPGMGHPWHFDTNEFTVTVVTQEPDGGGVFEYCPNIRSAEAENFADVRSVLTGHGGHLVRRLALRPGDLQLFKGRYSLHRVTPVRGGRARHTAILAYSERPGVIGSVERTRQLFGRVLPEHLAAEGRAVRVDALLD, from the coding sequence GTGCGTGACGACCTGGCCGATTCCGGATGCAGCGTGCTGCCCGACTTCATCGCCCCTTCCTTGCTCGGCGCCTTGCGAGAAGAATGCGCGAAGGTCGCGCCGCTGGCGCATTACGACGTGGAAACGGTCAACGCCTACAACATCGATGTGCGTTCTCCATTGCCGGACGATCATCCCGGGCGTATCACCGTGAAGCGCGGTAACGCCTTCGTGGCGCGCGACGACATTCCCGCCGACTTCATCGTGCAGCGGCTGTATTCGAGCCCGCTGTTCCAGCATTTCGTCGCGAGCTGCTTCGGGCTGGTGCGGGTGCACGAGCTCGGCGACCCGCTGTCGGGGCTGTGCCTCAACGTCGTCGCCCCGGGGATGGGGCACCCCTGGCACTTCGACACCAACGAGTTCACGGTGACCGTGGTGACGCAGGAGCCGGACGGCGGCGGCGTGTTCGAGTACTGCCCGAACATCAGGTCGGCGGAGGCGGAGAACTTCGCGGACGTCCGGAGCGTCCTGACCGGGCACGGCGGGCATCTGGTGCGGCGGCTGGCGCTGCGCCCGGGGGACCTCCAGCTGTTCAAGGGCCGCTACTCGCTGCACCGGGTGACCCCGGTGCGCGGCGGGAGGGCACGGCACACGGCGATCCTCGCCTACAGCGAGCGCCCGGGGGTCATCGGCAGCGTGGAGCGCACGCGGCAGCTCTTCGGCCGCGTGCTGCCCGAGCACCTGGCGGCCGAGGGGCGTGCCGTCCGGGTCGACGCGCTGCTGGACTAG
- a CDS encoding serine/threonine-protein kinase — protein sequence MADWRLSEFIEVRELGRGAQGRVVLAHHAESRTPVAIKYLARGDAQALAGLRAEAQMLGRLTSPYVARLYRFVESGHGAAIVMEAVNGASLKAVLAEHGALAPEAALLVLKGSLLGLAAAHSVGVVHRDYKPANVVVQPDGLSKLVDFGVAVLAGQGSFAGTPAYMAPEQWRGEPATPATDVYAATCVFVECVTGRRPYAGDGRAELRDRHLTAPADVADVPGPLRPLVLQGMAKGPEERPPGAAAFVAQLESAAVDAYGTDWEQRGVRTLAAAAVALAALFPLGALTVAPGAAGAAGAAGVGSAGAGSAGAGTAGAGSAAGGGMGTAGTAGTGVGKGFLATAVGKGTVAVAGAAVVATSATAAVYAAKDSPRKDPPPVALVNVASQTQTIGDVQVQNAKYVTVGGLGDPALEKRVNQTLRAPLDRLIQIGTSSAAQSRCAGKPTKVLTQAQAGLRGPRLVSVRYFMLSDWCQQADGSPGGEVVTVDLRTGRRLTATDVFRPDALTSAGVARLQSLVTQRDTGRARRWADCSPGGRFTRADFFPVKSQVRTIKGMEVDPPRLSAFLTPAEFRLSWLHGGSDGCGDLDFGASYASVRPLLKPEIAALLPR from the coding sequence GTGGCGGACTGGCGGCTGTCGGAGTTCATCGAGGTGCGCGAACTCGGGCGCGGGGCGCAGGGACGGGTCGTCCTCGCCCACCACGCCGAGTCGCGCACACCCGTCGCGATCAAGTACCTGGCGCGCGGCGACGCGCAGGCCCTCGCCGGGCTGCGCGCCGAGGCGCAGATGCTCGGGCGGCTGACCAGCCCGTACGTCGCGCGGCTGTACCGGTTCGTGGAGAGCGGGCACGGCGCCGCCATCGTCATGGAGGCCGTCAACGGGGCGTCCCTGAAGGCCGTCCTCGCCGAGCACGGGGCACTGGCACCGGAGGCGGCGCTGCTCGTGCTGAAGGGGTCGCTGCTCGGCCTCGCGGCGGCGCACTCGGTCGGCGTCGTCCACCGCGACTACAAGCCCGCCAACGTCGTCGTCCAGCCGGACGGGCTCAGCAAGCTCGTCGACTTCGGCGTGGCCGTCCTCGCGGGACAGGGGTCGTTCGCCGGGACGCCCGCCTACATGGCTCCGGAGCAGTGGCGCGGCGAGCCCGCCACCCCGGCCACCGACGTCTACGCCGCCACCTGCGTGTTCGTCGAGTGCGTCACCGGGCGGCGGCCCTACGCGGGCGACGGGCGGGCGGAGCTGCGGGACCGGCACCTGACCGCGCCGGCCGACGTCGCGGACGTGCCCGGGCCGCTGCGCCCGCTCGTCCTCCAGGGCATGGCGAAGGGCCCGGAGGAGCGGCCGCCGGGCGCGGCGGCGTTCGTCGCGCAGCTGGAGAGCGCGGCCGTCGACGCGTACGGGACGGACTGGGAGCAGCGGGGCGTGCGCACGCTCGCCGCCGCGGCGGTCGCGCTGGCCGCGCTGTTCCCGCTCGGCGCGCTCACCGTCGCCCCGGGCGCGGCGGGCGCCGCGGGCGCGGCCGGTGTCGGCTCGGCGGGCGCCGGCTCGGCGGGCGCGGGCACGGCGGGGGCGGGCTCGGCCGCGGGAGGCGGCATGGGGACCGCAGGGACCGCCGGGACGGGCGTCGGCAAGGGCTTCCTCGCCACCGCCGTCGGCAAGGGCACCGTCGCGGTGGCCGGCGCCGCCGTCGTCGCGACGTCCGCCACCGCAGCCGTCTACGCGGCCAAGGACTCCCCGCGCAAGGATCCGCCGCCCGTGGCGCTCGTCAACGTCGCGTCCCAGACCCAGACGATCGGCGACGTCCAGGTCCAGAACGCGAAGTACGTGACCGTCGGCGGCCTCGGCGACCCCGCCCTGGAAAAGCGCGTCAACCAGACGCTCCGCGCGCCGCTGGACCGGCTCATCCAGATCGGGACGAGCAGCGCCGCCCAGTCCCGGTGCGCGGGCAAGCCCACCAAGGTCCTCACCCAGGCGCAGGCGGGGCTGCGCGGCCCGCGGCTGGTGTCCGTCCGCTACTTCATGCTCTCCGACTGGTGCCAGCAGGCGGACGGATCGCCCGGCGGCGAGGTCGTCACCGTCGACCTGCGCACCGGCCGGCGGCTCACCGCCACCGACGTCTTCCGTCCCGACGCGCTGACGTCCGCGGGCGTGGCCCGGCTCCAGTCGCTCGTCACCCAGCGCGACACCGGACGGGCGCGGCGGTGGGCGGACTGCTCGCCGGGCGGCAGGTTCACGCGGGCCGACTTCTTCCCCGTGAAGTCCCAGGTACGCACGATCAAGGGGATGGAGGTCGACCCGCCGCGCCTCAGCGCCTTCCTGACCCCCGCCGAGTTCCGGCTGTCGTGGCTGCACGGGGGCAGCGACGGCTGCGGCGACCTGGACTTCGGCGCCTCCTACGCGAGTGTCCGTCCGCTGCTGAAGCCGGAGATCGCGGCGCTGCTGCCCCGGTGA